Proteins co-encoded in one Haloarcula pelagica genomic window:
- a CDS encoding amidohydrolase family protein, with amino-acid sequence MLELEHGFRIVDVAGRIEPEESRRPRPGIGGAEQFEREMRQAGITRALVHPSTREGSYLKVNNAVARTTVGRPLVALARLNGVRAVGDGPTAALRNFTSSRGPDHVSPEDIEQFAYDERFGGFALDPAEDGLPDEAVLAELSAVSQPILVHGGERFPPSAVAESLLDGAVPVVLAHFGAHPLRRDLMAEAIDLLDSYEGLYLDTSVVRYRDPLERAIREHPDRVCFGSGAPDTHPNVAVMEILTLDVPEDAMKKVFSNNPARVFDPL; translated from the coding sequence ATGCTCGAACTGGAGCACGGGTTCCGCATCGTCGACGTGGCGGGGCGGATCGAACCCGAGGAGAGTCGCCGTCCGCGGCCCGGGATCGGCGGCGCCGAGCAGTTCGAGCGGGAGATGCGCCAGGCAGGCATCACGCGGGCGCTGGTCCACCCGAGCACGCGCGAGGGGAGCTACCTGAAGGTAAACAACGCCGTCGCCAGGACGACCGTCGGCCGCCCGCTGGTCGCGCTCGCCCGGCTGAACGGCGTCCGCGCGGTCGGAGACGGGCCGACTGCGGCGCTCCGGAACTTCACGAGCAGCCGCGGCCCCGACCACGTCTCGCCCGAGGACATCGAGCAGTTCGCGTACGACGAGCGGTTCGGCGGCTTCGCCCTCGATCCGGCCGAGGACGGCCTCCCCGACGAGGCGGTGCTGGCGGAACTCTCGGCCGTCTCACAGCCGATACTGGTCCACGGCGGCGAGCGGTTCCCCCCGTCGGCGGTCGCCGAGTCGCTGCTTGACGGGGCCGTTCCGGTCGTCCTGGCCCACTTCGGGGCCCACCCGTTGCGGCGGGACCTGATGGCCGAGGCGATCGACCTGCTCGACAGCTACGAGGGGCTCTATCTCGACACGAGCGTCGTCCGGTACCGTGACCCGTTGGAGCGCGCAATCCGCGAACACCCGGATCGGGTGTGTTTCGGCAGCGGCGCACCCGACACCCATCCCAACGTCGCGGTGATGGAGATTCTCACGCTGGACGTGCCCGAAGACGCCATGAAGAAGGTCTTCTCGAACAACCCCGCGCGGGTCTTCGACCCACTCTAG
- a CDS encoding glycosyltransferase family 2 protein: MELSVVVPTLNGREELAGCLDALAEHVPDAEVIVVNGPSADGTTGMVRDRDDVSVLVEIADRSVNTARNAGLDRVTGDAVALVDQTLSVGDGWAEAVRSGLAAGAVVTGPTHERLTAGLTTDSKEMRTIAGRQVTYFNPGNVAFRREVLNALDGFDEYLTVGGARDLAHRLSGTGREVIWDASMTASREFESDGGMLATDWGSKYRSLTYRLVKNYGLRPTVVRRIASHAGRDGADALTGVLRNETTLSEWLGTGRSVLGGVGVGIKDGLLASVRDRTSRRNPNGRSERADRAVTVYDWR, from the coding sequence ATGGAGCTATCGGTGGTGGTCCCGACACTGAACGGCCGGGAGGAACTCGCCGGCTGTCTGGACGCACTCGCCGAGCACGTCCCGGACGCGGAGGTGATCGTCGTCAACGGCCCCTCGGCCGACGGGACGACCGGGATGGTCAGGGACCGCGACGACGTGTCGGTGCTGGTCGAGATCGCCGACCGGTCGGTCAACACCGCACGGAACGCCGGGCTCGACAGGGTCACCGGGGACGCGGTCGCACTGGTCGATCAGACCCTCTCGGTCGGCGACGGCTGGGCCGAGGCTGTTCGCTCCGGCCTCGCCGCCGGCGCGGTCGTTACCGGGCCGACACACGAACGCCTCACGGCCGGCCTGACGACCGACAGCAAGGAGATGCGGACGATCGCCGGCCGGCAAGTGACCTACTTCAACCCGGGCAACGTCGCGTTCCGTCGGGAGGTACTGAACGCGCTGGACGGCTTCGACGAGTACCTCACTGTCGGCGGTGCCCGCGATCTGGCACACCGGCTCTCGGGAACCGGTCGCGAGGTCATCTGGGACGCTTCGATGACCGCCAGCCGGGAGTTCGAGTCCGACGGCGGCATGCTCGCGACCGACTGGGGGAGCAAGTACCGCTCTCTGACCTATCGGCTGGTGAAAAACTACGGCCTCCGGCCGACCGTCGTCCGGCGGATCGCCAGCCACGCGGGCCGGGACGGAGCGGACGCGCTCACCGGCGTCCTCAGAAACGAAACGACGCTCTCGGAGTGGCTTGGCACCGGGCGGTCGGTGCTTGGCGGTGTCGGCGTTGGGATCAAAGACGGACTGCTCGCCTCGGTCCGGGACCGCACCAGCCGCCGCAACCCGAACGGGCGCTCGGAGCGGGCCGACCGGGCCGTGACCGTCTACGACTGGCGCTGA
- a CDS encoding class I SAM-dependent methyltransferase has translation MKGQEWYQADNVAEEYDDKRFSRGGRLIDRREKQAVLDALGPVDDRSILEVACGTGRFTVMLAERGADIVGLDISGPMLQQGRQKAAAAGVDDHVEFMRGDAARLPFPDDHFDAVLAMRFFHLADTPAAFLAEMRRVAKEQVVFDTFNRFSTRSTYNWALPMGSRLYSRWEVDRLLDGAGLELTEATHDWVLPYGFYRKIPNELAASFRSIDTVIGGTPLGEKIASVSYWNTHV, from the coding sequence GTGAAAGGGCAGGAGTGGTACCAGGCCGACAACGTCGCCGAGGAGTACGACGACAAGCGGTTCTCCCGCGGTGGCCGGCTCATCGACCGCCGCGAGAAACAGGCTGTCCTCGACGCGCTCGGGCCGGTCGACGACCGGAGCATCCTCGAAGTGGCCTGTGGTACCGGACGGTTTACCGTCATGCTCGCCGAGCGAGGCGCCGACATCGTCGGCCTGGACATCTCCGGGCCGATGCTCCAGCAGGGACGCCAGAAGGCCGCCGCGGCCGGGGTCGACGACCACGTCGAGTTCATGCGCGGCGACGCCGCCCGCCTCCCGTTCCCCGACGACCACTTCGACGCGGTGCTCGCGATGCGGTTTTTCCACCTGGCGGACACGCCCGCGGCCTTCCTCGCCGAGATGCGCCGCGTCGCCAAAGAGCAAGTGGTCTTCGACACGTTCAACCGGTTCTCGACCCGCTCGACCTACAACTGGGCGCTCCCGATGGGGTCGCGGCTCTACTCCCGGTGGGAGGTCGACCGGCTGCTCGACGGCGCCGGGCTGGAACTGACCGAGGCGACCCACGACTGGGTGCTTCCCTACGGTTTCTACCGGAAGATCCCCAACGAACTCGCCGCCTCGTTCCGCTCGATCGACACCGTCATCGGCGGGACGCCGCTGGGCGAGAAGATCGCGTCGGTCTCGTACTGGAACACACACGTCTAG
- a CDS encoding MarR family transcriptional regulator, protein MSTISDETLATPFATEEFRERLRDLPPSAKLVAKVLEDEAPLSQGQLADASLLPDRTVRYALNRLEDSELVESRYSFTDARKQVYFLST, encoded by the coding sequence ATGAGCACGATTTCCGATGAAACGCTGGCAACCCCCTTCGCGACCGAGGAGTTTCGCGAGCGGCTCCGTGACCTGCCGCCGAGCGCGAAACTCGTCGCGAAGGTGCTCGAAGACGAGGCGCCGCTCTCCCAGGGGCAGCTCGCGGACGCCTCTCTGCTCCCCGACCGCACCGTCCGCTACGCGCTGAACAGGCTCGAAGACTCGGAGCTCGTCGAGTCCCGGTACAGTTTCACCGACGCTCGCAAACAGGTGTACTTTTTGTCGACCTGA
- a CDS encoding MBL fold metallo-hydrolase gives MDWTRVDVPVATRAPTGQTAAYLIGGSLLIDPAARTDALDALVPDIEHVAVTHHHPDHTGAVADYAAEAGATVWARTGRTAAFERATGVTPDRTFAEGTRIPTRGGDVAVLDTPGHAPEHVAFVAGDAVVSGDLAIAAGSVVVGAPEGDMRAYLTSLRRLAARSPTRLLPAHGPIIDEPRATCERLLAHRLERERRVRAAVADGAATVDAILDAAYEKDLSGVRDLAAATVRAHLKKLAVEGALAWDGERATVAGP, from the coding sequence ATGGACTGGACGCGGGTCGACGTGCCCGTGGCGACGCGCGCACCGACCGGGCAGACGGCCGCGTATCTGATCGGCGGGTCGCTGCTGATCGACCCCGCAGCCAGAACCGACGCGCTCGACGCGCTCGTACCGGATATCGAGCACGTCGCCGTCACCCACCACCATCCCGACCACACGGGCGCCGTCGCCGACTACGCTGCCGAGGCCGGCGCGACCGTCTGGGCTCGGACCGGCCGCACGGCGGCCTTCGAGCGGGCGACCGGCGTCACGCCGGACCGGACGTTTGCCGAGGGGACACGGATTCCGACCCGCGGGGGCGACGTGGCGGTTCTGGACACGCCCGGCCACGCGCCCGAACACGTCGCGTTCGTGGCCGGCGACGCCGTCGTCTCCGGTGATCTGGCCATCGCGGCGGGCAGCGTCGTCGTCGGCGCGCCGGAGGGGGACATGCGGGCGTATCTGACCTCGTTGCGGCGACTGGCGGCCCGGTCCCCGACTCGGCTCCTGCCGGCTCACGGTCCGATCATCGACGAGCCACGGGCGACGTGTGAGCGCCTGCTCGCGCATCGACTCGAACGCGAGCGTCGGGTCCGGGCGGCGGTCGCGGACGGCGCGGCGACCGTCGACGCGATACTCGACGCCGCCTACGAGAAGGACCTCTCGGGCGTCCGGGACCTCGCCGCCGCGACGGTCCGGGCGCACCTGAAGAAACTCGCGGTCGAGGGCGCGCTGGCCTGGGACGGCGAGCGCGCGACCGTCGCCGGCCCGTGA
- a CDS encoding YkgJ family cysteine cluster protein, with translation MESLETELDRARDLDVAELADAIETIGFECTRCGACCKAETGCGGADGTAADDDGSKSADPHTATVFPDEIRRLQASDGTDYDFRDVARPMPYGLTEGPDGPEGETFEWALQTDGCGDCTFYEETGGTGACTVHEDRPLICRTYPFSVALGGTTQPMGEVVDSVAPEGDGEADEPDDGSGMVRAHECEGLGRDISRADAKELAAALKERAVRELEEAIGVREQYQPVETAPGEVVVHDSEGQKRPDGTPRE, from the coding sequence ATGGAGTCGCTCGAAACCGAACTCGACCGCGCCAGGGACCTCGACGTGGCCGAGTTGGCCGACGCGATCGAGACGATCGGGTTCGAGTGTACGCGCTGTGGCGCCTGCTGCAAGGCCGAGACGGGGTGTGGGGGCGCCGACGGGACCGCAGCCGACGACGATGGATCGAAGAGCGCCGACCCACACACGGCGACCGTCTTCCCCGACGAGATCCGCCGGCTCCAGGCGTCGGACGGGACCGACTACGATTTCCGGGATGTCGCCCGACCGATGCCCTACGGGCTGACCGAGGGTCCCGACGGCCCCGAGGGCGAGACCTTCGAGTGGGCGCTCCAGACTGACGGCTGCGGCGACTGCACCTTCTACGAGGAGACGGGCGGCACCGGCGCCTGTACGGTCCACGAGGACCGGCCGCTCATCTGTCGGACCTACCCGTTCAGCGTCGCGCTCGGCGGGACGACACAGCCGATGGGCGAGGTCGTCGACAGCGTTGCCCCGGAGGGGGACGGCGAAGCCGACGAACCCGACGACGGCTCGGGGATGGTCCGCGCCCACGAGTGTGAAGGGCTCGGGCGTGACATCTCGCGGGCGGACGCGAAAGAACTGGCAGCGGCACTCAAAGAGCGAGCGGTCCGTGAGTTAGAAGAAGCCATCGGCGTCCGCGAGCAGTACCAGCCGGTGGAGACGGCCCCTGGCGAAGTCGTCGTCCACGACTCCGAGGGCCAGAAACGACCCGATGGGACGCCGAGAGAGTAG
- a CDS encoding TRAM domain-containing protein, with protein sequence MEISEKLLCLFSADVTDEGDRYVVEVPRREVETGAVEAGGTYRVALISADDESTEDEASVSETPPDQPQPPVEPGETRYVEIEDIGKQGDGIARVERGYVIIVPGAEIGERVKIEVTEVKSNFAVGEIIDESV encoded by the coding sequence TTGGAAATCTCGGAGAAACTCCTGTGTCTGTTCAGCGCTGACGTGACCGACGAGGGTGACAGGTACGTCGTCGAGGTCCCGCGCCGCGAGGTCGAGACGGGGGCCGTCGAGGCCGGTGGCACCTACCGCGTCGCACTCATCTCCGCCGACGACGAGAGCACCGAGGACGAGGCGTCGGTGAGCGAGACGCCGCCGGACCAGCCCCAACCGCCGGTCGAACCCGGTGAGACACGCTACGTCGAGATCGAGGACATCGGCAAGCAGGGCGACGGGATCGCCCGCGTCGAACGGGGCTACGTCATCATCGTCCCCGGTGCCGAGATCGGCGAGCGCGTCAAGATCGAAGTGACGGAAGTCAAATCGAACTTCGCGGTCGGCGAGATCATCGACGAAAGCGTCTGA
- a CDS encoding DUF7123 family protein, with protein sequence MSATVQATDAPLSDKQRRILEYLEANADSQTYFKSRLIGDELDMSAKEVGANMTAIANSATTVDVEKWGYSSSTTWMVET encoded by the coding sequence ATGAGCGCGACCGTACAGGCGACTGACGCCCCACTCTCGGACAAGCAGCGTCGCATCCTGGAGTACCTCGAAGCCAACGCCGACAGCCAAACCTACTTCAAGTCGCGGCTCATCGGCGACGAGCTGGACATGTCCGCCAAAGAGGTCGGCGCCAACATGACCGCGATTGCCAACAGCGCCACCACCGTCGATGTCGAGAAGTGGGGCTACTCGTCGTCGACGACGTGGATGGTCGAAACGTAA